A section of the Sphaerobacter thermophilus DSM 20745 genome encodes:
- the metG gene encoding methionine--tRNA ligase, with protein sequence MDTDGRHRFYITTSIPYVNAAPHLGHALEYVLADAFARYHRLTGDDTRFLTGTDENSLTNVLAAEREGIPVADLVDRNAEAFRRLTEYLDISNDDFIRTAAEPRHIEGAQKLWEACARAGDIDKRYYSGLYCVLGEQFYTEEEAPDGLCPEHHIPLELVEEENYFFRLSRYQDALARAIDSEALRIIPETRRNEVRAFIARGLEDVSISRTRARARGWGIPVPGDPDQVMYVWFDALANYITALGYAHDADLYRRYWVENPHRVHVIGKGILRFHAVYWPAMLMSAGEPLPTTIVVHGYLTVGGEKMSKSLGNVVDPAELTARYGADAVRYWMLLEVPPTQDADYTDEKLERRYNADLANDLGNLLNRTVSMIRRYRAGLVPAPGEPVTTDQDLEAVAANLPGAIAEAMGQNFDPQTALAAIWDLVVRANRYVEETAPWSLARAERSGDAAATARLDTALYHLAEALRIIAQALRPFLPDTAKRIAEQIGVALETPSWPAALTWGQLPPGTQVSEPRPIFPRIEG encoded by the coding sequence GTGGATACCGACGGCCGGCACCGCTTCTACATCACCACGTCGATCCCGTACGTCAACGCGGCGCCGCACCTCGGCCATGCACTGGAGTACGTCCTGGCCGACGCCTTCGCCCGCTACCACCGGCTCACCGGCGACGACACTCGCTTCCTGACCGGGACCGACGAGAACAGCCTGACGAACGTCCTGGCCGCCGAGCGGGAGGGGATCCCGGTCGCGGATCTCGTCGACCGCAACGCCGAGGCGTTCCGCCGCCTCACCGAGTACCTGGACATCTCGAACGACGACTTCATCCGCACCGCCGCCGAGCCGCGCCACATCGAGGGGGCGCAGAAGCTCTGGGAGGCGTGCGCCCGGGCAGGCGACATCGACAAGCGCTACTACTCCGGGCTCTACTGCGTCCTCGGCGAGCAGTTCTACACCGAGGAGGAGGCGCCGGACGGCCTCTGCCCCGAGCACCACATCCCCCTGGAACTGGTCGAGGAGGAGAACTATTTCTTCCGCCTCTCTCGCTACCAGGACGCCCTGGCGCGGGCAATTGACTCCGAGGCGCTGCGCATTATCCCCGAAACCCGCCGGAACGAGGTCCGCGCCTTCATCGCCCGCGGCCTTGAGGACGTCAGCATCTCGCGCACGCGCGCACGGGCCCGCGGCTGGGGCATTCCCGTGCCGGGCGACCCCGATCAGGTGATGTACGTCTGGTTCGACGCGCTGGCGAACTACATCACCGCGCTCGGCTACGCCCACGACGCCGACCTCTACCGCCGCTACTGGGTGGAGAACCCCCACCGCGTCCACGTCATCGGCAAGGGCATCCTCCGGTTCCACGCTGTCTACTGGCCGGCCATGCTGATGTCCGCCGGGGAGCCGCTGCCGACCACCATCGTCGTCCACGGCTACCTCACCGTGGGAGGCGAGAAGATGAGCAAGTCGCTGGGCAACGTCGTCGATCCCGCCGAGCTGACTGCACGCTACGGCGCCGACGCCGTGCGCTACTGGATGCTGCTTGAGGTGCCACCCACCCAGGACGCCGACTACACCGACGAGAAGCTGGAGCGGCGCTACAACGCCGACCTTGCCAACGACCTCGGAAACCTGCTCAACCGCACGGTCAGCATGATCCGGCGCTACCGGGCCGGGCTGGTGCCTGCACCCGGCGAACCGGTCACGACCGACCAGGATCTGGAAGCGGTCGCCGCGAACCTCCCCGGTGCGATCGCGGAGGCGATGGGCCAGAATTTCGACCCACAGACGGCACTGGCCGCGATCTGGGACCTGGTCGTCCGCGCTAACCGGTACGTGGAAGAGACTGCCCCGTGGAGTCTTGCCAGGGCCGAGCGGAGCGGTGACGCAGCAGCAACCGCACGGCTCGACACCGCGCTGTACCACCTGGCCGAGGCCCTACGTATCATCGCCCAGGCGCTCCGGCCGTTTCTTCCCGACACCGCGAAGCGCATCGCCGAACAGATCGGGGTCGCGCTGGAGACACCGTCCTGGCCTGCAGCGCTCACCTGGGGCCAGCTCCCACCCGGAACCCAGGTCAGCGAGCCGCGGCCTATCTTTCCGAGGATCGAGGGGTGA
- the fabF gene encoding beta-ketoacyl-ACP synthase II, translated as MHRVVVTGLGAVTPIGIGYPTFWRNLLDGVSGIDRITSFDPSDLEVQIAAEVTDFDPRDHMDFKAARRMDRYSQFAVAAAREAIEDAGLTIDQSNSERVGVMINTGGGGIQTLTREVLVHHSRGPNRVSPFFIPMFAPNMGACQVSITFGITGPVMASVAACAAGTQAFVDALRMLQLGEVDVMIAGGTEAGMDPVAVAAFGNMGALSKRNDDPKRASRPFDKDRDGFVFGEGAAVMVLETEEHARRRDARIYCELAGGALTADAFHISAPLPGGLGAARAMRQAIAGAGLTPEDVDYICAHGTSTPLNDVSETEAIKSVFGEAAYRVAISSPKSMIGHLVGAAGAVSGVVCALAIRDNVIPPTINLDEPDPQCDLDYVPHTPRKAEVNVAMANAFGFGGQNAVAVFRRYEG; from the coding sequence GTGCATCGTGTCGTCGTCACCGGGCTGGGAGCGGTCACGCCGATCGGGATCGGCTATCCGACGTTCTGGCGCAACCTCCTGGACGGTGTCTCGGGAATCGATCGCATCACGTCCTTCGATCCGAGTGATCTCGAGGTCCAGATCGCAGCCGAGGTGACCGACTTCGATCCTAGAGACCACATGGACTTCAAGGCCGCGCGTCGGATGGACCGCTACTCGCAGTTCGCGGTCGCAGCGGCGCGGGAAGCGATCGAAGACGCCGGCCTGACCATCGACCAGAGCAACAGCGAGCGCGTCGGCGTGATGATCAACACCGGCGGTGGCGGGATCCAGACGCTGACGCGCGAAGTTCTCGTCCACCACAGCCGCGGGCCGAACCGAGTCAGCCCCTTCTTCATCCCGATGTTCGCCCCGAACATGGGCGCCTGCCAGGTCTCCATCACCTTCGGCATCACCGGGCCTGTGATGGCGTCGGTGGCGGCCTGTGCGGCCGGCACCCAGGCCTTTGTCGACGCACTGCGCATGCTGCAGCTCGGCGAGGTAGACGTCATGATCGCCGGGGGCACCGAGGCGGGGATGGACCCCGTGGCGGTGGCCGCCTTCGGCAACATGGGAGCGCTTTCGAAGCGGAACGATGACCCGAAGCGGGCCAGCCGCCCCTTCGACAAGGACCGGGACGGCTTCGTCTTCGGCGAGGGCGCGGCGGTCATGGTGCTGGAGACCGAGGAACATGCCCGGCGCCGCGACGCGCGCATCTACTGCGAACTTGCGGGCGGCGCGCTCACCGCGGACGCCTTCCACATCAGCGCCCCGCTGCCGGGCGGCCTCGGCGCGGCGCGGGCCATGCGCCAGGCGATCGCCGGTGCCGGCCTGACCCCCGAGGACGTCGACTACATCTGCGCGCACGGGACGAGCACTCCGCTCAACGACGTATCGGAGACGGAAGCAATCAAGTCTGTCTTTGGTGAGGCGGCCTACCGTGTGGCGATCAGCTCACCCAAGAGCATGATCGGGCACCTGGTGGGTGCCGCGGGCGCGGTGTCCGGTGTCGTCTGCGCGCTCGCGATCCGGGACAACGTGATCCCGCCGACCATCAACCTCGATGAGCCGGACCCGCAGTGCGACCTCGACTACGTGCCGCACACACCGCGGAAGGCCGAGGTGAACGTCGCCATGGCGAACGCCTTCGGCTTCGGCGGCCAGAACGCCGTCGCCGTCTTCCGCCGGTACGAGGGATAG
- the fabD gene encoding ACP S-malonyltransferase, whose protein sequence is MDLGSVISKRIAFVFPGQGSQYVGMGKALYEKSAAARKVFQQADEILGFPLSTLCFHGPTEELGDTINAQPAILTVSLAYLEALRERWRSLNVNIVPSFVAGHSLGEFTALVAAGVLDFADALYLVRERGRLMKECGDLQPGGMAAVLGLDRETLEAICEEASEVGTVVLANDNCPGQSVISGENAALERAMELARQRGARKVVRLDISIASHSPLMERAAQQLAELVNKIPLREPQVPVVANISGRFMTTVDEIRKEIAAHVVRPVQWTHSVREMANDGTAAFLEIGPGQVLGGLIRRIRSDVEVMSAKDFGI, encoded by the coding sequence ATGGACCTCGGGAGCGTGATCTCAAAGCGGATCGCGTTCGTGTTCCCCGGACAGGGGAGCCAGTACGTCGGCATGGGTAAGGCCCTCTATGAGAAGTCGGCCGCTGCCAGGAAGGTCTTCCAGCAGGCTGATGAGATCCTCGGGTTCCCGTTGTCCACGCTCTGCTTTCACGGGCCGACTGAGGAGCTGGGCGACACCATCAACGCCCAGCCGGCGATCCTCACGGTCAGCCTCGCCTACCTGGAAGCCCTGCGCGAGCGGTGGCGCTCGCTCAATGTGAATATCGTGCCGTCCTTCGTCGCCGGACACAGCCTCGGCGAGTTCACCGCGCTGGTGGCCGCGGGTGTGCTCGACTTCGCCGATGCGCTCTACCTCGTGCGGGAGCGCGGCCGGTTGATGAAGGAGTGCGGGGATCTCCAGCCGGGCGGGATGGCGGCCGTCCTGGGTCTGGATCGCGAGACCCTCGAAGCCATCTGCGAGGAAGCCTCCGAGGTCGGGACCGTCGTGCTGGCTAACGACAACTGCCCCGGACAGTCGGTCATCTCCGGCGAGAACGCCGCGCTGGAGCGGGCAATGGAGCTGGCCCGCCAGCGGGGCGCCCGCAAGGTCGTGCGGCTCGACATTTCAATCGCATCCCACTCGCCGTTGATGGAGCGCGCGGCTCAGCAGTTGGCGGAGCTGGTCAACAAGATCCCCCTGCGTGAGCCGCAGGTGCCAGTCGTGGCGAACATCTCCGGGCGCTTCATGACCACGGTCGACGAGATCCGGAAGGAAATCGCCGCGCACGTCGTTCGCCCGGTCCAGTGGACCCACTCGGTGCGTGAGATGGCGAACGACGGCACAGCCGCCTTCCTGGAGATCGGGCCGGGCCAGGTGCTGGGCGGGCTGATCCGGCGCATCCGGAGCGATGTCGAGGTAATGAGCGCGAAGGATTTCGGGATCTAG
- a CDS encoding M24 family metallopeptidase, with translation MVLGEAFHRRAAKLLSERLTTLEKHAALLFDPANIRYVTGLRFLPTDRPLAACVWADGSAALFVPQMEAEHLASGWVTDVRWYAEYPADEPPVRWMAREAGGPLVVDTAVSAQDWKHIAEEVEEVELLDPVAEQRVVKSPAEIALIERAAGYADMALERAFARLATGSTEQDVLAEIVSVVDGIMRQDLGDDYDLPGPAITGSVQSGTRTTMPNAPTSSRSLTRGDCVVVEFTANVAGYHAQAGCTFFVGDPLRDVVRWVESSMIAQNAALEAMTAGATAESVDLAARRALERLGLGTNIRHRTGHGIGLSPIEAPYLTRSQATALTPGMVLVDRPGVYIPGRIGARNARTVVIEADGPRVLNPRIDRWDKMESRLKEF, from the coding sequence ATGGTGCTCGGAGAAGCGTTTCACCGGCGGGCGGCCAAGCTGCTGAGCGAGCGGCTCACCACGCTCGAGAAGCACGCTGCCCTACTCTTCGATCCAGCCAACATCAGGTATGTGACCGGCCTTCGCTTCCTGCCGACGGACCGGCCGCTCGCGGCCTGTGTCTGGGCTGACGGCAGCGCGGCCCTGTTCGTGCCGCAGATGGAGGCTGAACACCTGGCAAGCGGCTGGGTGACCGACGTCCGCTGGTACGCCGAGTACCCGGCGGACGAACCGCCGGTGCGCTGGATGGCCCGCGAGGCCGGCGGCCCGCTCGTCGTCGATACCGCCGTCAGCGCCCAGGACTGGAAGCACATCGCGGAAGAGGTCGAGGAGGTCGAACTGCTCGATCCGGTCGCCGAGCAGCGAGTGGTGAAATCCCCGGCCGAGATCGCCCTGATCGAGCGCGCGGCGGGGTACGCCGATATGGCGCTCGAGCGGGCCTTCGCACGCCTTGCGACCGGCAGCACCGAACAGGACGTACTGGCGGAGATCGTCTCCGTTGTCGACGGCATCATGCGCCAGGATCTCGGTGACGACTACGACCTCCCGGGACCGGCTATCACCGGATCCGTGCAGAGCGGCACCCGCACCACCATGCCGAACGCCCCAACCAGCAGCCGATCCCTGACCCGGGGCGACTGCGTCGTCGTGGAGTTCACCGCGAATGTGGCCGGCTACCACGCGCAGGCGGGCTGCACCTTCTTCGTCGGCGACCCGCTGCGCGATGTGGTCCGCTGGGTGGAGAGCTCGATGATCGCCCAGAACGCAGCGCTCGAGGCGATGACGGCGGGCGCGACCGCGGAGTCGGTCGACCTGGCCGCTCGCCGGGCGCTGGAGCGCCTCGGGCTCGGCACGAACATCCGGCACCGAACCGGTCACGGGATCGGCCTCAGTCCGATCGAGGCACCGTATCTCACCCGCTCCCAGGCGACGGCGCTGACGCCTGGGATGGTGCTGGTGGACCGCCCGGGCGTCTACATCCCCGGGCGCATCGGTGCCCGCAATGCCCGAACCGTCGTCATCGAGGCCGATGGGCCGCGGGTTCTCAACCCGCGGATTGACCGCTGGGATAAGATGGAGTCGCGGCTGAAGGAGTTCTAG
- the ftsH gene encoding ATP-dependent zinc metalloprotease FtsH, whose protein sequence is MALLALALWNVYTFFWPSSGARLNIPYSAFIQQVEGENVSSVTIRGQRVSGTFTEEVRVAGDQVLSPGDPVPPGTSPNEIRTGTQFQTTIPENSQTELVPLLQSHGVTVKIDQAGGSVWPSLLATIVPLFLFIGLMVYLGRSMSRGQQNVFSFGRSKARVYDAERPRVTFADVAGEEEAKAELSEVVDFLRNPMKYHAIGARLPRGILLVGPPGTGKTLLARAVAGEAGVPFFSVSASEFVEMFVGVGASRVRDLFERAKASAPSIMFVDELDAVGRQRFAGLGGGNDEREQTLNQLLVEMDGFEPHQDVIVIAATNRPDVLDPALLRPGRFDRQVTVGLPDRRGREAILRIHTRGIPVADDLDLEELAAATPGFSGADLANLVNEAALMAARKNKKIVERIDFDEALDKIVLGTERAMIMSEHDKRVVAYHEAGHAVAAHFSPGTDPLRKVSIVPRGQSLGVTIQAPEEDRFNYSRAYLLARLTVMMGGRAAEKLVFNEMTTGAQNDLKEATLLARRMVGLWGMSDEVGPVYLGMGEQHVFLGREIMQDRDVAEATLERADEAVQRLLREAMERAEQLLRKYRDKLDALAEALIAEETIGQEKITEILGAPPVPSAAPAAAADSV, encoded by the coding sequence GTGGCATTGCTGGCACTGGCGCTGTGGAACGTCTACACGTTCTTCTGGCCGTCGAGTGGTGCGCGGCTGAACATCCCGTACTCGGCGTTCATCCAGCAGGTCGAGGGCGAGAACGTCTCCAGCGTCACAATCAGGGGCCAGCGGGTCAGCGGCACCTTCACGGAGGAGGTGCGCGTCGCGGGCGACCAGGTGCTCAGCCCCGGCGATCCCGTACCGCCCGGCACCAGCCCGAATGAAATCCGGACGGGAACCCAGTTCCAGACGACGATACCGGAGAACAGCCAGACCGAGCTGGTCCCGCTGCTGCAGAGTCACGGGGTCACCGTGAAGATCGACCAGGCGGGTGGCTCCGTCTGGCCCAGCCTGCTCGCCACCATCGTCCCGCTGTTCCTCTTCATCGGGTTGATGGTCTACCTCGGCCGGAGCATGTCGCGCGGGCAGCAGAACGTCTTCAGCTTCGGCCGCTCCAAGGCGCGCGTCTATGACGCCGAGCGTCCGCGCGTCACCTTCGCCGACGTTGCGGGGGAGGAGGAGGCGAAGGCCGAGCTGTCGGAGGTCGTCGACTTCCTGCGCAACCCGATGAAGTACCACGCCATCGGCGCGCGGCTGCCGCGGGGTATCCTGCTGGTCGGCCCGCCCGGGACGGGGAAGACGCTGCTGGCGCGTGCGGTGGCCGGAGAGGCCGGAGTGCCCTTCTTCAGCGTCAGCGCATCCGAGTTCGTCGAGATGTTCGTCGGCGTCGGTGCCAGCCGCGTGCGCGACCTGTTCGAGCGAGCCAAGGCGTCCGCCCCATCGATCATGTTCGTCGATGAGCTGGACGCCGTCGGCCGGCAGCGTTTCGCCGGGCTCGGCGGCGGGAACGACGAGCGCGAGCAGACGCTCAACCAGTTGCTCGTCGAGATGGACGGATTCGAGCCTCACCAGGACGTGATCGTGATCGCGGCCACCAACCGGCCGGACGTGCTGGACCCGGCCCTACTGCGCCCGGGTCGCTTCGACCGGCAGGTGACGGTCGGGCTCCCCGACCGCCGCGGGCGCGAGGCGATCCTGCGCATCCACACGCGGGGGATCCCGGTGGCGGACGACCTCGACCTCGAGGAGCTCGCCGCGGCCACCCCGGGTTTCTCCGGGGCGGACCTGGCCAACCTGGTCAACGAGGCGGCGCTGATGGCCGCGCGGAAGAACAAGAAGATCGTCGAGCGGATCGACTTCGACGAGGCGCTCGACAAGATCGTGCTCGGCACCGAGCGGGCCATGATCATGAGCGAGCACGACAAGCGGGTCGTGGCCTACCACGAGGCCGGCCACGCGGTCGCCGCCCACTTCTCCCCTGGGACCGACCCGCTACGGAAGGTCAGCATCGTGCCACGCGGGCAGTCGCTCGGGGTGACGATCCAGGCGCCGGAAGAGGACCGCTTCAACTACAGCCGGGCCTATCTCCTCGCGCGCCTGACCGTCATGATGGGCGGGCGAGCTGCCGAAAAGCTTGTCTTCAACGAGATGACGACCGGCGCCCAGAACGACCTCAAGGAAGCCACGCTGCTCGCGCGGCGCATGGTCGGGCTCTGGGGCATGAGCGACGAAGTCGGTCCGGTCTACCTGGGGATGGGCGAGCAGCACGTCTTCCTCGGGCGGGAGATCATGCAGGACCGCGATGTCGCCGAGGCCACCCTGGAGCGTGCCGACGAGGCGGTCCAGCGACTCCTGCGCGAGGCGATGGAGCGTGCCGAGCAGTTGCTCCGCAAGTATCGCGATAAGCTGGATGCGCTGGCCGAGGCGCTGATCGCGGAGGAAACGATCGGCCAGGAGAAGATCACGGAGATCCTGGGTGCGCCCCCGGTGCCGTCGGCCGCCCCGGCCGCGGCGGCGGACAGCGTGTAG
- a CDS encoding queuosine precursor transporter has protein sequence MGRRRSEVERTKDEHFSALFVVVAALFVTSLITANIVAVKLVDIGGLVVPAGTVTLFPLSYIFGDVLTEVYGFRRARLVIWLGFVCNLLAVGSIVITQVLPPAAIWDGQAAYERILGFTPRLLAGSFAAYLVGEFLNAVVLAKLKIVTQGRWLWMRTISSTLVGQGADSLVFITIAFVGTIPGGELVPLMVTAWLVKSAYEVLATPLTYLVVNTLKRREGVDTYDYGTDFSPLRLR, from the coding sequence ATGGGACGGCGGAGATCCGAGGTGGAGCGGACAAAGGACGAACACTTCAGCGCCCTGTTTGTGGTGGTCGCCGCGCTGTTCGTCACCTCACTGATCACGGCCAACATCGTGGCGGTGAAGCTGGTCGATATCGGCGGGCTGGTCGTGCCGGCCGGCACCGTGACGCTCTTCCCCTTGAGCTACATCTTCGGCGACGTCCTGACCGAGGTGTACGGCTTCCGCCGAGCCCGGCTCGTCATCTGGCTGGGGTTCGTGTGCAACCTGCTCGCGGTCGGCTCAATCGTCATCACCCAGGTCCTGCCGCCGGCGGCGATCTGGGACGGACAGGCGGCCTACGAGCGCATCCTCGGTTTCACGCCGCGGCTCCTGGCTGGCTCCTTCGCCGCCTACCTTGTAGGCGAATTCCTCAATGCCGTGGTGCTGGCCAAGCTGAAGATCGTGACGCAGGGGCGCTGGCTCTGGATGCGGACCATCAGCTCCACGCTGGTGGGCCAGGGGGCGGACTCATTGGTCTTCATCACAATCGCCTTCGTGGGAACCATCCCTGGGGGCGAACTCGTGCCGTTAATGGTCACTGCCTGGCTCGTCAAGTCTGCCTACGAGGTCCTGGCAACGCCTCTGACCTATCTCGTGGTGAACACGCTCAAGCGGCGCGAAGGGGTAGACACCTACGACTACGGCACCGATTTTTCGCCTCTGCGGCTCCGTTGA
- the lgt gene encoding prolipoprotein diacylglyceryl transferase codes for MFHFTIGMDPNLARIGPFVLAWHGLLTAFAIVLAVVVIYREFARRGLSLEKFDGLAFWTIIGGILGARLFYVIDHADYFVDHPLEAFAIQEGGLAVYGAVIGGFFTVLLLTRLFGYPFGQVIDAIAPGLILAQAVGRIGCLINGDAWGAPTDGPFSLTYTHPDALLPSSLHGVPTHPYPIYDMAMNLMIFGVVVWLNRRRLPAGTTFAVFALLYAVTRFVISFVRQERIWFWGLQEAQVVSLVVLAVSAVALFILLRRRQPSTEPLTAD; via the coding sequence GTGTTCCACTTTACGATCGGAATGGATCCCAATCTCGCCCGCATTGGACCGTTCGTGCTGGCATGGCACGGACTGCTGACGGCCTTCGCCATCGTCCTCGCCGTCGTCGTGATCTATCGTGAGTTTGCTCGCCGCGGGCTGTCACTGGAGAAGTTCGACGGGCTGGCGTTCTGGACCATCATCGGCGGTATCCTCGGCGCGCGACTGTTCTACGTCATCGACCATGCCGATTACTTCGTGGACCACCCGCTGGAGGCCTTCGCCATTCAAGAGGGCGGCCTGGCTGTTTACGGCGCGGTCATCGGCGGGTTCTTCACCGTGCTCCTGCTGACACGCCTTTTCGGCTATCCCTTCGGGCAGGTGATCGACGCGATCGCGCCGGGGTTGATCCTGGCCCAGGCAGTGGGCCGCATCGGCTGCCTGATCAACGGGGACGCCTGGGGCGCGCCGACCGACGGACCTTTCTCCCTGACCTACACTCACCCCGACGCCCTGCTGCCCAGCAGCCTGCACGGCGTGCCGACCCATCCGTACCCGATCTACGACATGGCCATGAACCTCATGATCTTCGGGGTGGTGGTCTGGCTCAACCGCCGGCGCCTCCCGGCAGGGACGACCTTCGCGGTCTTCGCCCTGCTCTACGCCGTGACCCGCTTCGTCATCAGCTTCGTGCGCCAGGAGCGGATCTGGTTCTGGGGGCTGCAGGAAGCACAGGTGGTGTCGCTGGTCGTGCTGGCCGTGTCCGCCGTCGCGCTCTTCATCCTCCTGCGCCGCCGCCAGCCCTCCACCGAGCCGCTCACGGCTGACTAA
- the metG gene encoding methionine--tRNA ligase, with translation MNERIGVFVAWPYANGDLHLGHVAGVYLPADIFARYHRLRGNRVLMVSGSDAHGTPITVSAERAGVSPREFFERYHRRFLESFIGLGISFDLFTHTDTENHAAVSQDIFRVLYERGYIHTEAMAQLYCETDQRFLPDRYVEGTCPHCGYPNARGDQCDNCGRTLDATELIDPRCKLCGSQPVVRETEHFFFDLPAFEGPLLEYIGRQEHWRPNVQRFVENYLRGGLKPRPVTRDIEWGIPVPIPGYEHKVMYVWFEAVIGYLSASIEAAKNRGEEKAWEAWWTDPAARGYYFIGKDNIPFHAIIWPAELMGYDERLNLPFDIPASEFLNLEGQQFSTSRNWAVWLPDYLERYAPDPLRYYLTAIAPETGDSEFTWRGYVERNNNELVAAWGNLVNRVISFAVRHWDGRVPEPGPQDARDTELLDQISAGFGTVGAHYARAEFRAALRETMSLAREVNRYLDDKAPWFQIKEDRAAAGTTIYVALRAIDSLATLFAPVLPFTSAEVKRFLGYEDPLFGDLQIERFDESERSHEALVYQPLASEGSVDRWVPSELAPGQPLARPRVLFQKLDESVVDEERARLEQASGAATVAEE, from the coding sequence GTGAACGAGCGGATCGGCGTCTTCGTCGCCTGGCCGTATGCCAACGGCGACCTCCACCTTGGGCACGTGGCGGGGGTCTACCTGCCAGCAGACATTTTCGCCCGGTATCATCGCCTACGCGGCAACCGGGTGCTCATGGTGAGCGGCAGCGACGCACACGGCACGCCGATCACCGTCTCGGCCGAGCGGGCCGGGGTTTCCCCGCGGGAGTTCTTCGAGCGCTACCACCGGCGCTTCCTCGAGAGCTTCATCGGGCTGGGCATCAGCTTCGACCTCTTCACCCACACTGACACCGAGAACCACGCCGCGGTGTCTCAGGACATCTTCCGCGTGCTCTACGAGCGGGGCTACATCCACACCGAGGCGATGGCCCAGCTCTACTGCGAGACCGACCAGCGCTTCCTGCCCGACCGCTACGTCGAGGGCACTTGCCCCCACTGCGGTTACCCGAACGCACGGGGCGACCAGTGCGACAACTGCGGGCGCACCCTCGATGCCACAGAGTTGATTGACCCGCGCTGCAAGCTCTGCGGCAGTCAGCCGGTGGTCCGCGAGACCGAGCACTTCTTCTTCGACCTGCCGGCCTTTGAGGGGCCGCTACTCGAATACATCGGCCGCCAGGAGCACTGGCGCCCCAACGTCCAGCGCTTCGTAGAGAACTACCTGCGCGGCGGGTTGAAGCCTCGCCCGGTGACGCGCGACATCGAGTGGGGCATTCCGGTGCCGATCCCCGGCTACGAGCACAAGGTGATGTACGTCTGGTTCGAAGCGGTGATCGGCTACCTGTCGGCCAGTATCGAGGCGGCCAAGAACCGGGGGGAGGAAAAGGCCTGGGAGGCCTGGTGGACTGACCCGGCCGCCCGCGGCTATTACTTCATCGGCAAGGACAACATCCCGTTCCACGCCATCATCTGGCCGGCCGAGCTGATGGGCTACGACGAGCGGCTGAACCTGCCGTTCGACATTCCGGCCAGCGAGTTCTTGAACCTGGAGGGGCAGCAGTTCAGCACCAGCCGCAACTGGGCCGTCTGGCTGCCCGACTACCTGGAGCGCTACGCCCCGGACCCCCTTCGCTACTACCTGACCGCCATCGCGCCGGAGACCGGTGACAGCGAGTTCACCTGGCGCGGTTACGTTGAGCGCAACAACAACGAGCTGGTCGCCGCCTGGGGCAACCTGGTCAACCGCGTGATCAGCTTCGCCGTGCGCCACTGGGACGGCCGCGTGCCGGAGCCGGGCCCACAGGATGCCCGCGACACCGAACTGCTGGACCAGATTTCGGCCGGATTCGGCACGGTCGGGGCGCATTACGCCCGCGCGGAGTTCCGCGCCGCCCTGCGGGAGACGATGTCCCTTGCGCGCGAGGTCAACCGCTACCTCGACGACAAGGCGCCCTGGTTCCAGATCAAGGAGGACCGCGCAGCGGCCGGGACCACCATCTACGTCGCCCTGCGCGCGATCGACTCGCTGGCCACGCTCTTCGCGCCGGTGCTGCCCTTCACCAGCGCCGAGGTCAAGCGCTTCCTCGGCTATGAGGATCCGCTCTTCGGCGATCTCCAGATTGAGCGCTTTGATGAGAGCGAGCGGTCCCACGAGGCGCTGGTCTACCAGCCCCTCGCCTCCGAGGGCAGCGTCGATCGCTGGGTGCCGAGCGAGCTTGCCCCCGGCCAGCCGCTGGCGCGGCCGCGCGTGCTGTTCCAGAAGCTGGACGAGAGCGTCGTCGACGAAGAGCGCGCCCGCCTCGAGCAGGCGAGCGGCGCCGCCACGGTGGCGGAGGAGTAG